Proteins encoded in a region of the Pigmentiphaga litoralis genome:
- a CDS encoding sigma-54-dependent transcriptional regulator, which produces MARVLIVDDDDAFRETLAETLEGLGHGVTSAASGREALDVLSRERVDAVFLDHRMPGMDGLQTLAGMQAQLPEMPPVIVLTAFSSAGNTIDAMRLGAFDHLTKPVTRDAMRDVLARALQVRAAALGDGSAGDGSADDGSVNDGSVDDRDNSDLIGISPAMREVHKRIGMAAASAQPVLLLGETGTGKEMVARALHRHSSRAGRPFVALNCAAIPKDLLESELFGHVRGAFTGATGDRPGCFRAADGGVLLLDEIGDMRLDVQAKMLRALQEGEITPLGSHRPVKVDVRVIAATHHDLAAAVREGRFREDLLYRLDVLTVHLPPLRERLADILPLAEHFLRLAARAEGAAPKALTADAAQQLLRHTWPGNVRELRNVMARSHALSRHAMISAADLELGPSRVTGADAQPANVQPANVLPTEWLNAELPDVIEKVERLMIAHALAQANGNRAEAARRLGIHRQLLYRKLTAYGLE; this is translated from the coding sequence ATGGCGCGCGTCCTGATCGTCGATGACGACGATGCCTTTCGCGAAACCCTGGCCGAGACGCTGGAAGGTCTGGGCCATGGGGTGACGTCCGCGGCAAGCGGCCGCGAGGCCCTGGACGTGCTGTCGCGCGAGCGGGTGGATGCGGTTTTCCTGGATCACCGGATGCCCGGCATGGACGGTCTGCAGACGCTAGCGGGCATGCAGGCGCAACTGCCGGAGATGCCCCCCGTCATCGTGCTGACGGCGTTTTCCAGCGCGGGCAACACGATCGACGCGATGCGTCTGGGCGCCTTCGACCACCTGACCAAACCGGTCACGCGGGACGCCATGCGTGACGTGCTGGCGCGCGCGCTGCAGGTCCGGGCGGCGGCCTTGGGGGACGGGTCTGCGGGCGACGGGTCTGCGGACGACGGGTCGGTGAATGACGGGTCGGTGGATGATCGTGACAACAGCGATCTGATCGGCATCAGTCCCGCCATGCGCGAGGTGCACAAGCGCATTGGCATGGCGGCCGCCAGCGCGCAGCCTGTCCTGCTGCTGGGCGAAACGGGCACCGGCAAGGAAATGGTCGCGCGCGCCTTGCACCGACATTCGAGCCGGGCAGGGCGGCCGTTCGTGGCGCTCAATTGCGCGGCGATCCCCAAGGATCTGTTGGAAAGCGAACTGTTCGGCCACGTGCGCGGCGCCTTCACCGGCGCGACCGGCGATCGGCCAGGATGCTTTCGCGCGGCCGATGGCGGGGTGCTGCTGCTCGATGAAATCGGCGACATGCGGCTCGACGTGCAGGCCAAGATGCTGCGCGCCCTGCAGGAAGGCGAGATCACGCCGCTGGGCAGCCATCGCCCCGTCAAAGTCGACGTGCGGGTGATCGCGGCGACCCACCACGACCTGGCCGCAGCGGTGCGCGAAGGCCGGTTCCGCGAAGACCTGCTGTATCGGCTCGACGTGCTGACGGTGCACCTGCCGCCCCTGCGCGAGCGCCTTGCCGACATCCTTCCCCTGGCCGAACATTTTCTGCGGCTGGCGGCGCGCGCGGAGGGTGCCGCGCCCAAGGCGCTCACGGCCGACGCCGCGCAGCAGTTGCTGCGTCACACCTGGCCCGGCAACGTGCGTGAACTGCGCAACGTCATGGCCCGCAGCCACGCCTTGTCGCGGCACGCGATGATCAGTGCGGCCGACCTGGAGCTGGGCCCGAGCCGGGTGACAGGTGCCGATGCGCAGCCAGCCAACGTGCAGCCGGCTAACGTGCTACCGACCGAGTGGCTGAACGCCGAATTGCCGGACGTAATCGAAAAGGTCGAACGGTTGATGATCGCGCACGCGCTGGCCCAGGCAAACGGCAACCGCGCCGAAGCCGCGCGGCGGCTCGGCATTCATCGGCAGTTGCTGTACCGGAAGCTGACGGCGTACGGGCTGGAGTAG
- a CDS encoding sensor histidine kinase, with amino-acid sequence MHSLRGQLVFFWALLFGACLALAGMMFTLYQGSAGAQIAAARSATEMSCQNITTRYAKSLTSPSTQAPRIDLLQVLLQLVLIEAPQVEGGVWQTGKGHLAYAYPTYEGSGVKRDLPEAEQPLITEMAERAVRTRETQTDVVRGSREALIVTACPLPAANDDLSAWTMTRSHGGALAAQDSLRAGLAGLLVLVVVSGLWLGAILLRGLRHVQRLEARLVQAHADGGAMPELTRTGVSELDRIVDSFNHYRLRFDEARAHLRAAAQQRHRDQRLAALGRMTAGIAHEIRNPIATMRLKAENALHAAPERQGPALQAIVGQIDRLDGLVQSLLALVQPITLATDVVVMERWLAERVAGVAARAKASQVQVTVVPGAPATAVFDPVHLARAVDNLLDNAVRHTPAGGTVRLSAHVAPRLAAPSAGQPSLLSSHASEARTLVIRVDDTGPGIPESLQPSLFEPFATGRADGTGLGLALTREVALAHGGDVHHVPLDPGARFDLEIPWRAS; translated from the coding sequence ATGCATTCTCTTCGAGGCCAGTTGGTGTTTTTCTGGGCGCTGCTGTTCGGCGCCTGCCTGGCGCTGGCCGGCATGATGTTCACGCTGTACCAGGGCAGTGCCGGCGCGCAGATCGCCGCAGCGCGCAGCGCGACCGAAATGTCCTGCCAGAACATCACCACGCGGTATGCAAAGTCGCTGACATCCCCTTCCACCCAGGCGCCGCGCATCGACCTGTTGCAGGTCCTGCTGCAACTGGTGCTGATCGAAGCGCCGCAGGTTGAAGGCGGCGTGTGGCAGACCGGCAAAGGCCACCTGGCCTATGCCTATCCCACCTATGAAGGCAGCGGGGTCAAACGTGACCTGCCCGAAGCCGAACAACCCCTGATCACCGAGATGGCCGAGCGCGCCGTGCGCACGCGCGAGACGCAGACCGACGTCGTGCGCGGCAGCCGCGAAGCGCTGATCGTCACCGCGTGCCCACTGCCGGCAGCCAACGACGATCTGTCGGCCTGGACCATGACACGCAGCCATGGCGGCGCGCTGGCCGCGCAAGACAGCCTGCGTGCCGGGCTGGCCGGACTGCTGGTGCTGGTGGTCGTGTCGGGCCTGTGGCTGGGCGCGATCCTGCTGCGGGGCCTGCGGCATGTGCAGCGGCTCGAGGCACGGCTGGTGCAGGCGCATGCCGATGGTGGCGCAATGCCCGAACTGACACGCACCGGCGTCAGCGAACTGGACCGTATCGTTGACAGTTTCAACCATTACCGGCTGCGCTTCGACGAAGCGCGCGCCCATCTGCGGGCGGCGGCACAGCAGCGTCATCGCGATCAACGGCTGGCCGCCTTGGGCCGCATGACGGCCGGCATCGCGCACGAAATTCGCAATCCCATCGCCACGATGCGGCTCAAGGCCGAGAACGCCTTGCACGCCGCGCCCGAGCGGCAAGGGCCGGCCCTGCAGGCCATCGTCGGGCAGATCGATCGGCTGGATGGCCTTGTGCAGAGCTTGCTGGCGCTGGTGCAGCCGATCACGCTGGCGACCGACGTCGTCGTGATGGAACGTTGGCTGGCCGAGCGTGTTGCGGGGGTGGCGGCGCGTGCCAAGGCATCTCAGGTGCAGGTGACCGTGGTTCCGGGCGCGCCCGCCACGGCGGTGTTCGATCCGGTGCATCTGGCGCGCGCTGTCGATAACTTGTTGGACAACGCCGTGCGGCACACGCCGGCGGGCGGAACGGTGCGGCTGTCGGCGCATGTGGCGCCACGGCTGGCCGCGCCGTCGGCTGGACAGCCGTCACTGTTGTCCTCTCACGCCAGCGAAGCGCGTACGCTGGTGATCCGCGTTGACGACACGGGCCCGGGCATTCCGGAATCCCTGCAGCCGTCCTTGTTCGAGCCCTTCGCCACGGGCCGTGCCGACGGCACCGGACTCGGACTGGCGTTGACCCGCGAAGTCGCCCTGGCGCACGGCGGGGATGTCCATCACGTGCCACTCGACCCGGGTGCACGATTCGATCTGGAGATTCCATGGCGCGCGTCCTGA
- a CDS encoding Bug family tripartite tricarboxylate transporter substrate binding protein has translation MTSRTTSAPRRTLMLAALTAVVAGAFAAPAAYAQSDWPNRPIKMIVPFPAGSSPDTLARMIAQPLGKALGQAIVVDNKPGAGGNIGTAAVAHAQPDGYTILYTINGPLVTAPALYTKLPYDPVKDLAPVTLVATSPNVLVVDPALKVDSVAALEALVKKAPGKLNYGSVGAGSSAHLAMELFKGRQGLDILHVPYAGFPQVITAMLGNQVQAAFMVPAIAMPQVRDGRIKALAVTSLQRSPTLPDLPTMVEQGSPGFEAISWNAILVPAGTPQPMVDRLNTELVKIIRSDEAKTLFTAQYFTPVGSTPAELSALIKKETQVLGGVIKRLNLTLD, from the coding sequence ATGACTTCCCGTACGACGTCGGCGCCGCGCCGCACTCTGATGCTGGCCGCGCTGACGGCCGTCGTGGCCGGCGCTTTCGCCGCGCCCGCCGCCTACGCGCAATCGGACTGGCCCAACCGGCCGATCAAGATGATCGTGCCATTCCCGGCCGGTTCGTCGCCGGATACGCTGGCGCGCATGATTGCGCAGCCGCTGGGCAAGGCGCTGGGCCAGGCCATCGTCGTGGACAACAAGCCGGGTGCGGGCGGCAACATCGGCACCGCCGCGGTGGCGCATGCGCAGCCCGACGGCTACACCATCCTGTATACGATCAACGGCCCGCTGGTCACCGCCCCGGCGCTGTACACCAAGCTGCCGTACGACCCGGTCAAGGACCTGGCGCCGGTCACGTTGGTGGCCACCAGCCCCAACGTGCTGGTCGTTGATCCTGCGCTGAAGGTCGACTCGGTGGCGGCACTGGAAGCCCTGGTCAAGAAAGCACCCGGCAAGCTCAACTACGGGTCGGTCGGCGCAGGCAGTTCGGCCCACCTGGCCATGGAACTGTTCAAGGGCCGTCAGGGCCTGGACATCCTGCACGTGCCGTACGCAGGTTTTCCGCAGGTGATCACGGCGATGCTGGGCAACCAGGTGCAGGCTGCCTTCATGGTGCCGGCGATTGCCATGCCGCAAGTGCGTGACGGCCGCATCAAGGCGCTGGCCGTGACCAGCCTGCAGCGCAGCCCGACGCTGCCCGACCTGCCCACGATGGTGGAGCAGGGCTCGCCCGGCTTCGAGGCGATTTCGTGGAACGCGATCCTGGTGCCGGCCGGCACGCCACAGCCGATGGTGGATCGCCTGAACACGGAACTGGTCAAGATCATTCGCAGCGACGAAGCCAAGACGCTGTTCACGGCGCAGTACTTCACGCCGGTGGGCTCGACACCCGCCGAACTGAGCGCGCTGATCAAGAAGGAAACGCAGGTGCTGGGCGGCGTCATCAAGCGGTTGAATCTGACGCTGGATTGA
- a CDS encoding LOG family protein, whose protein sequence is MDAICVYCGSSPGTDPRHAEVARDFGTALARRNLRLVYGGGNVGLMGEVANATLAAGGTVTGIIPERLWEKEVGHRGLTDLFVVPTMHARKARMVELSDAFVALPGGFGTLDELFEVLTWQQIGYHQKPVGLLNVNGYYDGLIEFARHAHAQGFVRKDHLDSMIIDTDIESLLDTLIHAEPVQVEKWLNRDVPV, encoded by the coding sequence ATGGATGCGATCTGCGTCTATTGCGGATCGAGTCCCGGCACCGATCCGCGTCATGCCGAGGTCGCCCGCGACTTCGGCACCGCGCTGGCCCGCCGCAACCTGCGCCTGGTCTATGGCGGGGGCAACGTCGGCCTGATGGGCGAGGTGGCCAATGCCACGCTGGCCGCTGGCGGCACCGTGACCGGCATCATTCCCGAACGCCTGTGGGAAAAGGAAGTGGGCCATCGCGGCCTGACCGACCTGTTCGTGGTCCCGACCATGCACGCGCGCAAGGCGCGGATGGTGGAACTGTCGGACGCGTTCGTCGCCTTACCAGGCGGTTTCGGCACGCTGGACGAATTGTTCGAAGTGCTGACCTGGCAACAGATCGGCTATCACCAGAAGCCGGTCGGCCTGCTGAACGTGAATGGCTATTACGACGGGCTGATCGAATTTGCGCGGCATGCCCATGCCCAGGGCTTCGTGCGCAAGGACCACCTGGACTCGATGATCATCGATACCGATATCGAATCCCTGCTCGACACGCTGATCCATGCCGAACCGGTGCAAGTGGAAAAGTGGTTGAATCGCGATGTGCCGGTCTGA
- a CDS encoding NAD(P)H-dependent glycerol-3-phosphate dehydrogenase, producing MTGTHRPLRVAVLGAGSWGTALAAASARNQPTLLWARDPAMAASLVASQENTRYLAGVPLPDTLAFTSDLDAVFDHLDLPDTDALIILGVPVVGMAGACRMLADALARRPLAALSVVWTCKGFDADTGRLPHAVAADVLGGMPGVSTGVLSGPSFAREVAQGLPVALTVASSSADLREQVTHALHGGAIRVYASDDVVGVEVGGAVKNIMAIACGIGDGLGMGANARAALITRGLAEMTRLGVALGAQADTFSGLTGLGDLILTATGDLSRNRRVGLEIGRGASLDAILADMTQVAEGARCAPAVLALGRRHGLQMPITEAVCAVLFDRVPPALAVTRLLARDPRAEGAV from the coding sequence ATGACTGGTACGCACCGTCCGCTGCGGGTGGCCGTGCTGGGCGCGGGAAGCTGGGGCACGGCGCTGGCCGCCGCCAGCGCCCGCAACCAGCCCACCCTGCTGTGGGCGCGTGATCCGGCCATGGCGGCCAGCCTGGTGGCATCGCAGGAAAACACCCGCTATCTGGCGGGTGTGCCGCTGCCCGACACGCTGGCCTTTACCAGCGACCTGGACGCCGTTTTCGACCACCTCGACCTTCCCGATACCGACGCCCTGATCATCCTGGGCGTGCCGGTAGTGGGCATGGCGGGCGCCTGCCGCATGCTGGCCGATGCGCTGGCACGCCGGCCGCTGGCCGCCTTGTCGGTCGTCTGGACCTGCAAGGGCTTCGACGCCGACACGGGCCGCCTGCCGCATGCGGTGGCCGCCGACGTGCTGGGCGGCATGCCAGGGGTGTCGACCGGCGTGCTGTCGGGGCCGTCGTTCGCGCGCGAGGTGGCCCAGGGGCTGCCGGTGGCATTGACGGTGGCCAGCAGCAGTGCCGACCTGCGCGAGCAGGTCACGCATGCCTTGCACGGCGGCGCGATCCGCGTCTACGCCAGCGACGACGTCGTGGGCGTGGAAGTGGGCGGCGCCGTCAAGAACATCATGGCCATTGCCTGCGGGATCGGCGATGGCCTGGGCATGGGCGCCAACGCCCGTGCCGCCCTCATTACCCGCGGACTGGCCGAAATGACGCGGCTGGGCGTGGCGCTGGGCGCGCAGGCCGATACCTTTTCTGGCCTGACCGGCCTGGGGGACCTGATCCTGACCGCGACGGGTGACCTGTCGCGCAACCGCCGGGTCGGACTCGAAATCGGCCGGGGCGCGTCGCTCGACGCCATTCTGGCCGACATGACGCAGGTGGCCGAAGGCGCGCGCTGCGCGCCTGCGGTGCTGGCGCTGGGCCGGCGCCATGGCCTGCAGATGCCGATCACCGAGGCGGTCTGCGCGGTGCTGTTCGACCGCGTCCCGCCCGCCCTGGCCGTTACCCGTTTGCTTGCACGCGATCCGCGTGCCGAAGGAGCTGTATAG
- the secB gene encoding protein-export chaperone SecB, translating to MSDIQDQEAPAPVFNIQRVYLKDLSLELPNSPQIFLEQEQPAVEVSIDVGAAALAETVFEVTVTATVTTKINDKVLYLVEGKQAGIFELANLPAEQLDPVLGIVCPGIVYPYLRSNIADAISRASMAPLHLAEVNFQSIYEQRIAAAMEQQAAAEAAGNDSGIILPGGAGDIKH from the coding sequence ATGTCCGACATCCAAGACCAAGAAGCTCCCGCTCCTGTTTTCAACATCCAGCGCGTCTACCTGAAAGACCTGTCGCTCGAGTTGCCCAATTCGCCGCAGATCTTCCTTGAACAGGAACAGCCCGCGGTCGAAGTGTCGATCGACGTCGGCGCCGCGGCGTTGGCCGAGACGGTGTTCGAAGTGACCGTGACCGCCACCGTCACCACCAAGATCAACGACAAGGTGCTGTACCTGGTCGAAGGCAAGCAAGCCGGCATTTTCGAGCTGGCAAACCTGCCGGCCGAGCAGCTGGATCCGGTGCTGGGCATCGTGTGCCCGGGCATCGTCTATCCGTACCTGCGTTCGAACATTGCCGACGCGATCAGCCGTGCCTCGATGGCCCCGCTGCACCTGGCCGAAGTCAACTTCCAGTCGATCTACGAGCAGCGCATTGCCGCCGCGATGGAACAGCAGGCTGCCGCCGAAGCCGCCGGCAACGACAGCGGCATCATCCTTCCGGGTGGCGCTGGCGACATCAAGCACTGA
- the grxC gene encoding glutaredoxin 3, with the protein MQNVVMYATGYCPYCQRAEMLLQQRGVENIEKIRIDVDRTKRDEMIERTGRRTVPQIYIGDTHVGGSDDLAALDRAGKLLPLLNGEA; encoded by the coding sequence ATGCAAAACGTTGTGATGTACGCCACGGGCTACTGCCCCTACTGTCAACGCGCCGAAATGCTGCTGCAGCAGCGCGGCGTCGAGAACATCGAAAAGATCCGCATCGACGTCGACCGGACCAAGCGTGACGAGATGATCGAACGCACGGGCCGACGCACGGTACCGCAGATCTACATTGGCGACACACACGTTGGCGGCAGCGATGACCTCGCGGCGCTCGACCGGGCAGGCAAGTTGCTGCCGCTGCTGAACGGCGAAGCGTGA
- a CDS encoding rhodanese-like domain-containing protein, producing MKFLIDNIFLVALAAVSGLMLLLPTLRNGKRGGAVTPVEATQMVNQRQAVFVDVRPPAEFAEGRIAQSRNVPEAEIEQKAAALPKNKPLVLVCMNGKASAKTVEKFRKQGFAEVTSLAGGIAGWVQAGLPIAKG from the coding sequence GTGAAATTTTTAATCGATAACATCTTTCTGGTTGCCCTGGCGGCCGTGTCCGGTCTCATGCTGCTGTTGCCGACCCTGCGCAACGGCAAGCGGGGCGGGGCCGTGACGCCCGTCGAAGCGACCCAGATGGTCAACCAGCGCCAGGCCGTGTTCGTCGATGTCCGTCCGCCCGCCGAATTTGCCGAAGGCCGCATTGCGCAGTCGCGCAACGTGCCGGAAGCCGAAATCGAACAGAAAGCCGCTGCTCTTCCCAAGAACAAACCCTTGGTCCTAGTCTGCATGAACGGAAAGGCGTCTGCAAAGACAGTTGAAAAATTCCGTAAGCAGGGCTTTGCCGAAGTCACCAGCCTGGCTGGCGGCATTGCAGGATGGGTCCAGGCCGGGTTGCCAATCGCCAAAGGATAA
- the gpmA gene encoding 2,3-diphosphoglycerate-dependent phosphoglycerate mutase, with translation MYKIVLMRHGESQWNLDNRFTGWTDVDLTEKGREEARKAGELLQREGYGFDVAYTSVLKRAIRTLWIALDTMDAMYLPVINSWRLNERHYGALQGMNKSETAAKYGDEQVLIWRRAYAIAPNPLDIDDERHPRFDPRYSALSAAELPATECLKDTVERVVPYWNESIAPAIKAGKRVLIAAHGNSLRALIKHLDNVSDDEIVGLNIPTAQPLVYELDENLKPIKHYYLGNADEIAAAMAAVAAQGKAKAK, from the coding sequence ATGTACAAAATCGTACTGATGCGTCACGGCGAAAGCCAATGGAACCTTGACAACCGGTTCACCGGCTGGACCGATGTCGACCTGACCGAAAAAGGCCGCGAAGAAGCGCGCAAGGCCGGCGAACTGCTCCAGCGCGAAGGCTACGGCTTCGACGTCGCCTACACCTCGGTGCTCAAGCGCGCCATCCGCACCCTGTGGATCGCCCTCGACACGATGGACGCCATGTATCTGCCGGTCATCAACAGCTGGCGCCTGAACGAGCGTCATTACGGCGCCCTGCAAGGCATGAACAAGTCCGAGACGGCCGCCAAATACGGTGACGAGCAGGTCCTGATCTGGCGCCGTGCCTACGCCATCGCGCCGAATCCGCTGGACATCGACGATGAGCGTCACCCGCGCTTCGATCCGCGCTACAGCGCCCTGAGCGCCGCCGAACTGCCCGCGACCGAATGCCTGAAGGACACGGTCGAACGCGTCGTGCCCTACTGGAACGAGTCGATTGCCCCCGCCATCAAGGCCGGCAAGCGTGTCCTGATCGCCGCCCACGGCAACAGCCTGCGCGCCCTGATCAAGCACCTGGATAACGTGTCCGACGACGAAATCGTAGGCCTGAACATCCCGACCGCCCAGCCGCTGGTGTACGAACTCGACGAAAACCTCAAGCCGATCAAGCACTACTACCTAGGCAATGCGGACGAGATCGCCGCCGCCATGGCCGCCGTGGCCGCACAAGGCAAGGCGAAGGCCAAGTGA
- a CDS encoding murein hydrolase activator EnvC family protein: protein MILQAATFSLAALVLVASGTSAAVAAQSATTPPPGAPSDPKVVAREREALRNRLEALKKDIAEQEEAKSDAADALKESEQTISRTNRRLAEISASQAKARAELDAKNSQIATQEAVLARRQDNLGDLLRKQYATGGITPWSALLSGDDPQRLGRNLSYLGYVSQARAAAVVDLRSELEQLNQLRNQADNRRTELDTLAKEEGRQREELLKQSAERRKVMDTISAQLDSQRKEATAVARDEQRLSRVIDELTRMIAKQAEEARQKRIAEQKRREEDARRVAAAAAAEARRAEAAAKAQAQAQARARAEAARQGRTPPPEPPPVAVRPAPPPPPPETAVARNDDVPDASLSGQFEKLRGRLRLPVRGDVVGRFGSPRGEGGSWRGVFIRAGEGATVHAVAAGKVVFADWLRGFGNLVIVDHGSQYLSIYGNNQSILKHVGDSIASGDVIANVGATGGQSESGLYFELRFRGAPFDPLKWTALR from the coding sequence GTGATTCTGCAAGCGGCGACGTTTTCGCTGGCTGCGCTGGTCCTGGTGGCCAGCGGCACGTCGGCCGCGGTGGCGGCACAGTCCGCCACCACGCCCCCGCCCGGGGCACCTTCCGATCCCAAGGTGGTGGCGCGCGAGCGGGAAGCGCTGCGCAACCGCCTGGAAGCCCTCAAAAAAGACATTGCCGAGCAGGAAGAGGCCAAATCCGACGCAGCCGACGCGCTGAAGGAATCGGAACAGACCATTTCCCGCACCAATCGGCGGCTTGCTGAAATTTCCGCGTCCCAGGCCAAAGCCCGCGCGGAACTGGATGCCAAGAATTCACAGATCGCGACGCAGGAAGCCGTGCTGGCCCGCCGCCAGGACAATCTGGGCGACCTGCTGCGCAAGCAATACGCCACCGGCGGCATTACGCCGTGGAGCGCCCTGCTGTCGGGAGACGACCCGCAGCGCCTGGGCCGAAACTTGTCCTACCTGGGCTACGTGTCGCAGGCACGCGCCGCGGCCGTGGTCGACCTGCGGTCGGAACTGGAACAGCTGAACCAGCTGCGCAACCAGGCCGACAACCGGCGCACGGAACTCGACACGCTCGCCAAGGAAGAAGGCAGGCAGCGCGAAGAACTGCTCAAGCAATCGGCCGAACGCCGCAAGGTGATGGACACGATTTCGGCGCAGCTGGACAGCCAGCGCAAGGAAGCCACGGCTGTCGCCCGCGACGAACAGCGCCTGTCGCGCGTGATCGACGAGCTGACCCGGATGATCGCCAAGCAGGCCGAAGAGGCCCGCCAGAAGCGGATCGCCGAACAGAAACGGCGCGAAGAAGACGCCCGGCGCGTGGCGGCCGCCGCCGCGGCCGAGGCACGCCGCGCCGAAGCCGCGGCCAAGGCGCAAGCTCAGGCCCAGGCCCGCGCGCGGGCCGAAGCGGCGCGCCAGGGCCGCACCCCGCCGCCCGAGCCACCGCCGGTGGCGGTGCGTCCGGCTCCCCCACCGCCGCCGCCTGAAACGGCGGTGGCCCGCAACGACGACGTGCCCGATGCGTCGCTGTCCGGCCAATTCGAAAAGCTGCGGGGCCGCCTGCGGCTGCCGGTGCGCGGCGACGTGGTCGGCCGCTTCGGCTCCCCGCGCGGCGAAGGCGGCAGCTGGCGCGGCGTGTTCATCCGGGCGGGCGAAGGCGCCACCGTGCATGCCGTCGCAGCCGGCAAAGTGGTGTTCGCCGACTGGCTGCGAGGATTCGGCAATCTGGTGATCGTGGACCACGGCAGCCAGTATTTGTCGATTTATGGTAACAACCAATCCATCCTCAAACACGTCGGCGACAGCATCGCGAGCGGCGATGTGATCGCCAACGTAGGCGCCACCGGGGGACAGTCGGAATCGGGCCTATACTTTGAACTCCGTTTCCGCGGCGCCCCGTTCGATCCACTCAAATGGACCGCATTGCGTTAG
- a CDS encoding S41 family peptidase, producing MGSKSKVRSIGLVSVGVVAGVLVSVGLTAVAQRDTRGPLPLEELRQFSSVFATIKSSYVEPVDDKKLIDGAIAGMLSDLDPHSAYLDADAYREMQSTTQGEFGGLGIEVGTEDGFVKVISPIEDTPAARAGVKAGDLIIKIDDKSTKGLLLNDAVKLMRGKPKTPIVLTLVRKGADVPLVVKIERDVIKVQSVRSKTLDNGVGYVRVSQFQEQTGADLITHLDRLGKNGAPKGLVLDLRNDPGGLLHSAIGVAGAFLPPGSVIVTTDGRTPDSKRKYESVPADYLRSSDDYMKRLPAWAKTIPMVVLVNAGSASASEIVAGALQDTDRAKVLGTQTFGKGSVQVILPISRESAIKLTTSRYYTPKGRSIQAKGIVPDLAVTETPDGDLFERPREADLAKHLINDKDPEEKKSAVLDPEKLAEQRKAALKPIEFGGADDFQLQQALNQLAGRPVQVAKAEDVAKAAAQQAASKADEEKGTKPNRPSDGDKANKPVEVIKPTPAPAK from the coding sequence ATGGGCAGCAAAAGTAAAGTTCGCAGTATTGGCCTGGTCAGCGTGGGCGTCGTGGCAGGTGTCCTGGTCAGCGTTGGCCTGACGGCCGTCGCCCAGCGCGACACGCGTGGCCCGCTGCCCCTCGAAGAACTCCGCCAGTTCTCCAGCGTATTCGCCACGATCAAGAGCAGCTACGTCGAACCCGTCGACGACAAGAAGCTGATCGACGGCGCAATCGCCGGCATGCTGTCCGACCTGGACCCGCATTCGGCCTATCTGGACGCCGACGCCTATCGCGAAATGCAAAGCACGACGCAGGGCGAATTCGGTGGCCTGGGTATCGAAGTGGGTACCGAAGACGGCTTCGTCAAAGTCATTTCCCCGATCGAAGACACCCCGGCTGCACGCGCCGGCGTGAAGGCGGGCGACCTGATCATCAAGATCGACGACAAGTCCACCAAGGGCCTGCTGCTCAATGACGCCGTCAAGCTGATGCGCGGCAAGCCCAAGACCCCGATCGTGCTGACGCTGGTGCGCAAGGGCGCCGACGTGCCGCTGGTCGTGAAGATCGAACGTGACGTCATCAAGGTCCAGAGCGTACGCAGCAAGACGCTGGATAACGGCGTCGGCTATGTGCGTGTGTCGCAATTCCAGGAACAGACCGGCGCTGACCTGATCACGCATCTGGATCGCCTGGGCAAGAACGGCGCGCCCAAGGGCCTCGTGCTGGACCTGCGCAACGACCCGGGTGGCCTGCTTCATAGCGCCATCGGTGTCGCGGGCGCCTTCCTGCCGCCGGGTTCGGTGATTGTGACGACCGACGGCCGCACGCCCGACTCCAAGCGCAAGTACGAATCGGTGCCCGCAGACTACCTGCGCAGCAGCGACGACTACATGAAGCGCCTGCCCGCCTGGGCCAAAACCATTCCGATGGTCGTCCTGGTAAATGCCGGATCGGCTTCGGCATCGGAAATCGTGGCCGGCGCCCTGCAGGATACGGACCGCGCCAAGGTGCTGGGTACGCAAACGTTCGGCAAGGGCTCGGTGCAGGTCATCCTGCCGATCTCGCGCGAATCGGCCATCAAGCTGACGACGTCGCGTTACTACACCCCCAAGGGTCGTTCGATCCAGGCCAAGGGCATCGTCCCTGATCTGGCCGTGACCGAAACCCCCGACGGCGATCTGTTCGAGCGTCCTCGCGAGGCCGACCTGGCCAAGCACCTGATCAACGACAAGGATCCGGAAGAGAAGAAGTCGGCCGTGCTCGACCCCGAAAAGCTTGCGGAACAGCGCAAGGCTGCGCTCAAGCCGATCGAATTCGGCGGCGCCGACGACTTCCAGCTGCAGCAGGCGCTGAATCAGCTGGCCGGCCGTCCGGTGCAGGTCGCCAAGGCCGAAGACGTTGCCAAGGCGGCAGCCCAGCAGGCGGCATCCAAGGCCGACGAAGAAAAGGGCACCAAGCCGAACCGTCCGTCCGACGGTGACAAGGCCAACAAGCCGGTCGAAGTGATCAAGCCGACGCCCGCACCGGCGAAGTGA